Genomic window (Gemmatimonadaceae bacterium):
TGCAGATGCCGTTCCAGTTCAACTTGACCAAGTAGATCCTCACCACTTCACTGAGTCGGAGACTCGAAGATTATGGATTTCTCATTGCTCGGCCTATGGCACCAGATGGGCAACTTCGCCAAGGGCATCGTGGTCGTCATGGCGGTGATGTCCATCTACTCGCTGACGGTCATGGTCTCGAAGTGGTGGAATCTCAGAAAGGCCCAGAAGGAAACGATCAAGTTCGCGCCCGAGTTCTCGCAGTTCCTCGAGGAAGACAACCTCACCGAAGCGATCCGCCTCGCGGAGAGCTACAAGAAGTCGCACGTCGCCATCGTCCTCGGCGGCGCGCTGGGTGAAGTGAAGCCCCTCATCGCCGACGGGTCGGTCACCGTCGCCGACATCAACTCGGCGGAGCGCGCGGTCGAGCGCAACATGCTTCTCGAGATCACGAACCTGAAGCGCGGCCTCGCGGTGCTCGCCACCGTCGGTGCGACGGCGCCGTTCGTCGGGCTGCTCGGCACCACCATGGGCGTCGTGAACTCGTTCACGGGCATGGCCGCCTCCGGATCCGGCGGTCTCGCGGCGATCGGCGGTGGTATCGCCGAAGCGCTTATTACGACAGCGTTTGGTCTGTTGGTCGCGATCCCCGCCGTGTGGGCCTACAACTACTTCACGACGAAGATCGACAACCTCACGGCCGAGATGACGTACGTGTCGAAGGAAATGATCGACTACCTCATCAAGGGCGTGTCGGGCGAGTTCGGCCGGTCGCGCTTCACGCG
Coding sequences:
- a CDS encoding MotA/TolQ/ExbB proton channel family protein, encoding MDFSLLGLWHQMGNFAKGIVVVMAVMSIYSLTVMVSKWWNLRKAQKETIKFAPEFSQFLEEDNLTEAIRLAESYKKSHVAIVLGGALGEVKPLIADGSVTVADINSAERAVERNMLLEITNLKRGLAVLATVGATAPFVGLLGTTMGVVNSFTGMAASGSGGLAAIGGGIAEALITTAFGLLVAIPAVWAYNYFTTKIDNLTAEMTYVSKEMIDYLIKGVSGEFGRSRFTREFNAASSGGPISQ